The following coding sequences are from one Capsicum annuum cultivar UCD-10X-F1 chromosome 3, UCD10Xv1.1, whole genome shotgun sequence window:
- the LOC107862916 gene encoding uncharacterized protein LOC107862916, producing MAEETGKSEKGNEKVCKRCKQTYSAASNNSNSCRFHPSFFVCRRHDDQKRYYELGPGDPPYAAKFYDCCGAEDPEASGCTTSFHVSYDDD from the exons ATGGCGGAAGAAACAGGAAAATCAGAAAAAGGGAATGAGAAAGTGTGCAAAAGATGCAAACAGACGTATTCAGCAGCTTCTAATAACTCAAATTCATGCCGATTTCATCCTTCTTTCTTTGTCTGTCGCCGTCACGATGATCAGAAAAG GTATTATGAATTGGGACCGGGTGATCCTCCTTATGCTGCCAAGTTTTATGATTGCTGCGGAGCAGAAGATCCTGAAGCAAGTGGTTGTACCACCAGTTTCCATGTTTCATATGATGATGACTAG